The genomic region AGCCTGATCGGACCGCGGGCCCAGGTTTCCGACGAGGTGGCCCAGTACGACGAGTGGGCGCGGCACCGCCTGCGCGTGCATCCCGGCCTCACCGGGCTGTGGCAGGTCAGCGGACGCAGCGACCTTCCCTTCGAGGAAATGGTGATGCTCGACACGTACTACGTCGCGAACTGGTCGCTCGGCCTCGACCTGAAGATCCTGGTGAAGACGATTCCGGCCGTGCTGTCTGGACGCGGCGCATTCTGAGATCGCGCCGAGCCGCCGGTGCACCGGAATGAGCGTCGCCCTCGTCCACGACTGGCTCAATCAGCAGGGCGGCGCCGAAGTGGTGCTGGACCAGCTGCACGCGATGTATCCGGACGCTCCCGTCTACACCTCGTTCTATGCCCCCGACCTCGTGGACCCCGGCTTTCGCCGCCTGGACGTTCGCACCAGCTGGCTGCAACACCTGCCCGGCTGGCGCACGCGGCATCAGGCCTTTCTCCCGCTCTACCCGCTCGCGTTTCAGTCGACGCGGGTACGAGACGCCGAAGTCGTGGTGAGCAATGTGAGCGCGTTTTGCAAGGGCATTCAGTCGCCGCCAGGGTCGGTGCACGTCTGCTACTGCCTCACCCCGACGCGATTCATCTGGATGCCGGAGGCGTATCTGCTGCGCGAGGGCTATCCCGCCTGGCTGCCCCGAGCGCTGGCGCCGCTGCTCTGGTGGATGCGGCGGTGGGACCGCGCGGCGGCGCAGAAGGTGACGCAGTTCGTCGCCATCTCGCAGGCCGTGGCCGAGCGCATCCGCCGTTTCTACGGGCGGGAGGCCCTGGTGGTGCACCCGCCGGTGCACACGACCCGGTTTGCGCCCTCGACGGAGGTGGACGACTACTTTCTCGTCGTGTCCCGCCTGATTCCCTACAAGCGCATCGACCTGGCCGTGCGCGCGTGCACCGAGGCCTCGCTGCCGCTTCTGGTCGTGGGCGACGGCCGCGACCTACACTCCCTGCGTCGGATGGCCGGTCCGACCGTCAAGTTCGCCGGCCGCGTGTCCGACGACGAAGTGCGACGGCACATGGCGCGCTGCCGCGCGTTCGTGTTCCCCGGTGAGGAGGATTTCGGCATCGCTCCGGTAGAGGCCCAGGCCGCCGGCCGCCCGGTGGTGGCATACGCCGCCGGCGGCGCGCTGGAGACCGTGCGCGACGGCGAGACGGGCGTGCTGTTTCCCGAGCCGACCGTGCCCAGCCTGCGGCAGGCCCTGGAGCGCGTCACCGACGTGACGATCGATTCCGCACGCCTCGTCGAACATGCCGCGCAGTTCGACGCCTCCGTGTTCCGGTCCAAACTGCGGCGGGCCATCGAGTTGACCATCGAGCGGGCGCGCGCGCCCGAGGCGGCGGCGTAAATGTCGTCGGCACGCTTCGCGCGAGTGGTGCAGCGCTGGTGGATTTTCATCGCCGCCGTCACCGGCGCCACCCTCATCGCCGCCATCCTATGGCAGCTCGTGGGACCGGTGGGGCTGCGCGCTGAGGCTGAACTGGTCCTCACGCTGAACCTGCCGGAGGAAAGCCAGCGCCTGCAGTACGGCGCCGAAAGCAGCCGGGCGCAGGCGGCGGGAATCGTCATCGAAGACTTGGCGCGCCTCACGCGCGGCCGAGAGTTGCTGCGGCTGGCGCACGCCGAAGTGACCGACGCCGGCCACACCATGGACTTCCGCACCATGTTCGAGACCATCGACGTCTATCCGCTCTCGCGCGGGCTGCGCATCGAGCTGGATTGGGGCGACGGCCCGGCGGCGCAGGCGCTGATCGACAGCATCGTGACGCAGCTGATCGACAACCAGAATTCCTACTACCCCACGCTCGGTGAGATCGGCACGCTGCGTCTGATCGACAAGACCGACGAGCCCGAGCGCCCGCCGCGGGCGCTGGCGGCGCTGGACGTGGTGCTCAAGTCCGCGGTGGCGCTGATTCTGGCCGTTGCCGTGGCGCTCGTCGCGGATTGGCGGCTCAACCGGCTGCACGAGTCCGACGTGACCGACCTGATCGACGCACCGGTGATCGGCCGCCTGCCGTGACGGAATCCCACCCCGGATCGACGCGTTGGCCATTCGTCGCCATCGCGGGCGCGGCGGCGGCCGTGATCGCTGTGATCGTGAGCGCCGTCGTGGTGGCGGTGGCCGAGCCGGTCTACCGCGCGTCGACGGATGTCTCGATCCGACCAAGAATTGCCGACCTTGGAGCCTCGGAAGCCGCGTCGCGCCTAATCCGCAACTACGCCGTCTGGGTCGACTCGGAGGACTACGCCATGCGGCTGAGCTCGGAGGCTCGGGGCGGCCTATCCGACGCCGAGGTCGTCAAGCGCGTGCGGACCAACGGCGACTCCGACCGGCTGGTGGTGACCATTCAATCCGAGGACGAGGACGCCGACCGCGCGGCGGCGGTGGTGAACGGGCTGGCCGACGCGCTGGTGGCCGAAGTGGCCACGCCGGCGCGCTTGAACGACCCGGAAAAGGGACTCGAGATCGCGGTCATCGACGCAGCGAAAGCGCCCGGCGCCCCGACGTGGCCGCGGGGCGAGGTGGTGATCCCGGTCGCGGCCATCGTGGGCGCCGTGGTGGGCGCTGCCGTGGCCTGGCTGATCACGCCGACGCTGCCGCCCGCGCGCAACGAGGGCGGCGCCTGATGAGCCAAAGCGGCGGCGGAGCAGCCATGCCCGGCATCGACGAGTTGCGTACCAATGTGCTTGTGGCCCTGGCGGATGCTCCCCACCCGCTGGTGGCCGTGACCAGCCCCCGCGCCGATACGCGGCGGCTGGACGTGGCGGCGGCGCTGGCGGCATCGGTGGAGCAAACCGGACGCCGGGTCGCCCTGATCGACGCGGACGTTTACGAACCGCGCGACGGCTCGGCGGCGCCCGCCAGCACCGCGACCACGACTGCGCCGGCCGTCTCCGAATCGAATGCCGCGCTGCTCGTGGCCGAGGCCTTCCGGGATCTGCTGGCCGACACCGCCGACGCCAATGACCTGGTGGTGGTGGCGTGCCCGCCGGTGCTCGACGTGGCCGAGACGCGAGCCGTCACCGCGGCGTGCACCGCCACCGTGCTCGTTGCGTCGCAGCGCACCTCACGTCGCGATTCGACGGTGCAGGCCGCCGGGGTGCTGCGCGAGGCCGGGGCGCGGCTCCTCGGCGTGGCGCTGCGCGGGTCCTAGCGTTGCTTCCCAGGGGCCTGGTCTTCAGGGCCAATCCGTTCGCCCTGAGCTTGTCGAAGGGCGTAGTTCGACAGGCTCACCACGAACGGTGCCGGAGTCGGCGCACCGACGGGGTCCTCACGAAGGCTCGCGGGCACCGCTCTTAGGCGTTTCGGCGCAGCGGACCGAGGTCGGCCGGCGGCAACTCATCCGCCAGCATGCGCTCGTAGGCCGTACGCGTGGCGGCGTCGGCTTCCTGCATGACGGCGGCGGGAACGTCTGCCTCCGCCGCGGCCGCCGCCGCGGCGACCTCATCGGGGTTGCGGAATCCCACAAGCGCGGTCGAGACGGTCGGATTCTCGATGACCCAGCGCAGGGCGAGCTGCGGCAGGTCCAGACCCGCCTGCTTCGCGAGCGCTCGAATCTGCTCCACCACGACCAGGTTTTGCGGCAGGTGATCGGCGTGAAAGATCGGCAGTCCGAAGGCGTAGCCGGTGGCGCGCCAGTCGTCGTCGTTGAGCTTGGTGTCGAGCCTGAACTGCCCGGCCAGCACGCCGTGCGCCAGCGATCCGTAGGCCATCACCCCCACGCCGTGCTCCTCGCACGACGGGAATATCCGCTCGGCGTGGCGCCGGTCGAGCATGTGATAGCCGACCTGGTTGGCGACGATGGGCAGGACGGCCGACGCCTCGGCCATTTGTGCGGGCGTGTAGTTGGAGACGCCGACGAACCGCACCTTGCCCTCGTCGATCAGCTCCTTGGCGGCGCCCATGGTGTCGGCGATGGGCGTGTCGGGGTCGGGCCAGTGGTGCAGAAACACGTCGATATGGTCTATGCCTAGGTGCCGCAGGCTGCTTTCGCAGCCCCGGCGGACCGCCGAGGGGCGCCCGTCGCGGCGGTAGGCGTGCACCGACTCATCCCGGTATATGCCGAACTTGGTGACCACGATCACCTCGTCGCGCCGCCCGCGCAGCGCCGCGCCCATCAGCGCCTCGGAGTGCCCCATGCCATAGCCGGCGGCGGTGTCGAACAGGTTGATGCCCTGGTCAATCGCCGCGTGAATCGTGGCCGTGGCCTCGGCGTCCATGTCCGCGCCGTAGAAGCGCCCGCCCATGGGCCAGCCGCCAAACCCGACCACGCTGACCAGAAGCTCCGGCGTTCCCATCTCGCGGTACTGCACGCCCACACCCTTTCCCCGACCTGTTTCGTGCGAAGCATGCGCCCGGCACCGGCGCGGGTCAACCGCGGCTGATACCATATGGGCGGTGCGCCTTGCCCGACATCCGGCGCCCGCCCCACGCATCCACGAGGAGTCCTATGTCGTTCGCGGTGATCCGCTCGGGTGGCCAGCAGTTCCGCGTGCAGCCCGGCGACGTGATCGACGTGGAGCTGCGGGACGAGTCGTCCGGACCGGTGGCGTTCGAGGACGTGCTGCTGATCGATGACGACGACGGCCGGCACGTCGGCACGCCCACGCTGGATGGCGCGACCGTGCGCGGCACGGCGCTGGGCGAAGTCAAGGGGCGCAAGGTGCGGATCTTCACCTACCACGCCAAGAAACGACACCGGCGGCGCATGGGCCACCGGCAACGCTACACGCGGGTTCGCATCGACGGCATCGACCGAGAGCCGTCGGCGGCGACCGCCGAATAGACAGAGGAGCGCAGCAAGTCATGGCACATAAGAAAGGCCTCGGCAGCAGCCGCAACGGGCGCGACAGCAACCCCAAGATGCTGGGCGTCAAGCGCTCGGACGGTGAGTTCGTGCGCCCCGGCGAGATCATCGTGCGGCAGCGCGGCACCAAGCTGCTGCCCGGACCCAACATCGGCGTCGGCCGCGACCACACCCTTTTCGCGCTCATCGAGGGCCACGTAGTCTTCGAGCGCATGCGCGGGCGCACCCGCGTGCGCGTGGCGGACGCGGCCTAAACTACAGCCTCAGGGCCGATAGCTCAGTCGGAAGAGCGCCGCACTCGCATTGCGGAGGTCGTGGGTTCGAGTCCCATTCGGTCCACCAGCCATCTCATCATGCCCGCAGAATGATGCCCATCGCCGTAGTCTCCCTGCGCCGAAAGTCCGACCTACATCTTCGCCGAGCCACTTGTCGGTTACCGAGGTGACAACGGAAGTTTGAGAATCCACCGAGAATGTCACGGATGAGCACTTCAAAGAGCTTGCAGTTTCGATGCTCAATTTCTTCAACGAGTTGCGCTTCCGGGCACACGCAGGAGAAAAGGAGCTATGCCCTTGATGGAAGTACCCCTCAATAGCATTGAGGAGCGATTGCGACATTTGCCGCTGCATTCCGTAGACCAACTATCTGGTATCACCATTCCTCTCCCCGGAGACTTGCAGTTCATCCGCCAGCTTGGGCGAGCTATGGAGAGCATGGTCCGCCGGAAAGGCGAAATCCTAGCCAGTATTCCCGCGTTCCTCGATGTGATGGAGTGGGTTGAGGTGCACTGGAGTAGCGAGCGGGGACTGCGACCCCCGGCAGGTACGATCCCGCGGGATAGTGGAGTGCGTCAGGAAGTTGTGCAACCAGACTCTATGGCCGCCGCCTCTAGGCTTTATTTGGCA from Chloroflexota bacterium harbors:
- a CDS encoding glycosyltransferase, with protein sequence MSVALVHDWLNQQGGAEVVLDQLHAMYPDAPVYTSFYAPDLVDPGFRRLDVRTSWLQHLPGWRTRHQAFLPLYPLAFQSTRVRDAEVVVSNVSAFCKGIQSPPGSVHVCYCLTPTRFIWMPEAYLLREGYPAWLPRALAPLLWWMRRWDRAAAQKVTQFVAISQAVAERIRRFYGREALVVHPPVHTTRFAPSTEVDDYFLVVSRLIPYKRIDLAVRACTEASLPLLVVGDGRDLHSLRRMAGPTVKFAGRVSDDEVRRHMARCRAFVFPGEEDFGIAPVEAQAAGRPVVAYAAGGALETVRDGETGVLFPEPTVPSLRQALERVTDVTIDSARLVEHAAQFDASVFRSKLRRAIELTIERARAPEAAA
- a CDS encoding aldo/keto reductase, whose translation is MQYREMGTPELLVSVVGFGGWPMGGRFYGADMDAEATATIHAAIDQGINLFDTAAGYGMGHSEALMGAALRGRRDEVIVVTKFGIYRDESVHAYRRDGRPSAVRRGCESSLRHLGIDHIDVFLHHWPDPDTPIADTMGAAKELIDEGKVRFVGVSNYTPAQMAEASAVLPIVANQVGYHMLDRRHAERIFPSCEEHGVGVMAYGSLAHGVLAGQFRLDTKLNDDDWRATGYAFGLPIFHADHLPQNLVVVEQIRALAKQAGLDLPQLALRWVIENPTVSTALVGFRNPDEVAAAAAAAEADVPAAVMQEADAATRTAYERMLADELPPADLGPLRRNA
- the rplU gene encoding 50S ribosomal protein L21, which translates into the protein MSFAVIRSGGQQFRVQPGDVIDVELRDESSGPVAFEDVLLIDDDDGRHVGTPTLDGATVRGTALGEVKGRKVRIFTYHAKKRHRRRMGHRQRYTRVRIDGIDREPSAATAE
- the rpmA gene encoding 50S ribosomal protein L27, whose protein sequence is MAHKKGLGSSRNGRDSNPKMLGVKRSDGEFVRPGEIIVRQRGTKLLPGPNIGVGRDHTLFALIEGHVVFERMRGRTRVRVADAA